In Desulfomonile tiedjei DSM 6799, a genomic segment contains:
- a CDS encoding PQQ-dependent sugar dehydrogenase — MKLLCFFAMISVFSGSHGESCIAQKLHLDKIKLPPGFTIGVYAEKVPGARSLTLGLGGIVFVGTRDEGKVYALLAGPDPTRAGEVITVAKGLHSPNGVAVRDNALYVSEINRILRFDDIDSRLRNFPQPVVINDSFPSEETHGWKFIAFGPDGKLYVPVGAPCNICNPEDKRFASIMRMNPDGSQLEIFAHGIRNTVGFDWHPVTKELWFTDNGRDWMGDNVPPDELNSAPEKGLHFGFPYCHGGTIPDPEFGRARSCKEFVAPRLLLGPHVAALGMRFYTGNSFPQEYRDQIFIAEHGSWNRSKKIGYRITLARGQGKDLKYEVFAEGWLQGQTEWGRPVDVLVMPDGALLVSDDSAGVVYRIQYRTP, encoded by the coding sequence ATGAAATTATTGTGCTTCTTCGCTATGATTTCAGTTTTCTCGGGATCTCACGGAGAGTCCTGTATCGCACAGAAGCTTCATCTCGATAAGATCAAACTACCTCCGGGGTTCACTATCGGTGTCTATGCGGAAAAGGTTCCCGGAGCACGCTCGCTGACGCTCGGACTCGGCGGAATCGTATTTGTCGGCACCCGAGATGAAGGAAAAGTGTATGCCCTCCTGGCTGGTCCCGATCCCACCAGGGCGGGAGAGGTAATCACGGTTGCCAAAGGCCTGCATTCACCAAATGGCGTGGCAGTTCGCGACAATGCTTTGTATGTGTCTGAGATTAACAGAATTCTCCGATTCGATGACATCGATTCGCGGCTGCGAAACTTCCCCCAACCGGTGGTGATAAACGACAGCTTTCCTTCAGAAGAAACCCACGGATGGAAGTTCATAGCTTTCGGCCCGGATGGAAAGCTGTATGTTCCGGTAGGTGCCCCCTGTAATATCTGCAATCCCGAAGACAAGCGTTTCGCTTCCATCATGAGGATGAACCCCGATGGATCTCAACTTGAAATCTTTGCTCATGGGATACGTAATACCGTGGGATTCGACTGGCATCCTGTTACGAAAGAACTCTGGTTCACGGATAACGGAAGGGACTGGATGGGGGACAATGTACCTCCGGACGAGCTGAATTCCGCCCCTGAAAAAGGTCTGCACTTCGGGTTCCCCTATTGTCACGGCGGTACAATTCCAGACCCCGAGTTCGGACGAGCACGATCCTGCAAAGAATTCGTTGCACCAAGACTGCTGCTCGGTCCGCACGTAGCTGCTCTGGGTATGCGTTTCTACACGGGCAATTCGTTCCCTCAGGAATACAGAGACCAAATCTTCATAGCGGAACATGGGTCCTGGAATAGAAGCAAGAAAATCGGATATCGGATCACCTTAGCCAGGGGGCAGGGGAAAGATCTCAAATACGAGGTATTCGCAGAAGGTTGGCTCCAGGGACAAACTGAATGGGGACGACCCGTTGATGTGCTCGTGATGCCTGATGGTGCGCTCCTGGTTTCCGACGATAGTGCCGGAGTGGTGTACCGAATACAGTACCGTACGCCGTAA
- a CDS encoding MFS transporter: MQEQKRGIIAIVACSACIFWTGAFVFGFPGVMAPYWQQTLQVGRGAIGNILFFNLAAVGVFMFLVGRWQEKVGPRRMITIGVIAAGLDIFAAAYASNLISLYVWSFVLGAASCFIYIPSLTVVQKWFPMHRGLVAGIVNFTFGASAAIMAPVFGILFESLGYFQMIALLAAVALIAGTVAAQFTDGPSRSPSMAQMHAAGPNLPLVGRSLTVNEAVRTRSFWFLWLTCALQGAAGIAMITLSTAFGLAKGWSLESAVLILTAFNVTNGVGRFTGGFLSDIFGRNLTMSVTFLAAGICYLVLPYCNWLSLAVFLASAIGLGFGTLLGASAPLVTDCFGIKHFGAIFGLIFTAYGFLAGPIGPSLSGYLLDFTKGDFVVVFGYLGAFCVVSSILVSFVKPPTPASPPHTSA; the protein is encoded by the coding sequence ATGCAAGAACAGAAACGAGGCATTATCGCTATTGTCGCCTGCTCTGCGTGCATTTTCTGGACCGGAGCATTCGTCTTCGGATTTCCGGGTGTTATGGCTCCTTACTGGCAACAGACGCTCCAGGTGGGTAGAGGAGCAATCGGCAATATTTTGTTCTTCAACCTTGCCGCTGTAGGAGTCTTCATGTTCCTTGTAGGCCGATGGCAGGAAAAAGTCGGCCCCCGGCGCATGATTACCATCGGTGTTATAGCTGCCGGCCTGGACATTTTTGCAGCAGCGTACGCGTCGAATCTCATTTCGTTGTATGTCTGGTCCTTTGTGCTGGGCGCGGCATCGTGCTTCATCTATATCCCTTCACTGACCGTGGTGCAAAAATGGTTTCCCATGCACAGAGGTCTGGTCGCTGGGATAGTGAATTTCACCTTCGGTGCTTCGGCCGCAATAATGGCTCCAGTATTCGGGATTCTGTTTGAGTCTCTGGGCTATTTCCAAATGATTGCTTTGCTGGCAGCGGTCGCGTTAATCGCCGGAACCGTCGCCGCCCAGTTCACGGACGGTCCGTCCAGGTCTCCTTCTATGGCTCAGATGCATGCGGCAGGGCCGAACTTACCGCTGGTGGGCCGCTCACTCACGGTAAATGAAGCTGTAAGGACGCGCAGTTTCTGGTTTTTGTGGCTCACCTGTGCTCTTCAGGGGGCAGCGGGAATTGCCATGATTACGCTGAGCACTGCATTCGGTCTCGCGAAGGGGTGGAGCCTGGAATCGGCCGTCCTGATTCTCACTGCTTTTAATGTCACCAATGGGGTCGGAAGATTTACAGGAGGCTTTCTGTCAGACATATTCGGCAGGAACTTGACCATGAGCGTAACGTTTCTTGCAGCAGGAATATGCTATCTGGTGTTGCCTTACTGCAATTGGCTCTCTCTGGCTGTGTTTCTCGCGTCAGCAATCGGGTTGGGCTTTGGAACTCTGCTTGGTGCCTCGGCCCCTCTTGTCACTGATTGTTTCGGCATAAAACATTTCGGGGCCATCTTCGGGCTGATATTTACAGCATACGGGTTCCTTGCCGGTCCAATCGGACCATCGCTCAGCGGTTACCTTTTGGATTTCACCAAAGGAGATTTTGTGGTGGTTTTCGGCTATTTGGGAGCCTTCTGCGTTGTCTCATCTATCCTCGTCTCATTCGTAAAACCACCCACTCCGGCCAGTCCTCCCCATACCAGCGCCTGA
- a CDS encoding nucleotidyltransferase family protein → MVIEQLLKEKREEILQIAHRHGAKNIRLFGSVARGEANESSDIDMLVEVGENTSPWFPGGLIADLEELLGRRVHVVTVGALHSYIRDRVLQEAVPL, encoded by the coding sequence ATGGTAATTGAACAATTGCTGAAAGAAAAGAGAGAAGAGATACTACAGATCGCTCACCGCCACGGAGCCAAGAATATACGGCTGTTCGGCTCCGTAGCCCGTGGAGAAGCCAATGAATCAAGTGATATCGACATGCTTGTTGAAGTTGGTGAAAATACTTCCCCCTGGTTTCCAGGAGGTCTGATAGCTGATTTGGAAGAATTATTGGGCAGACGGGTCCATGTCGTCACGGTCGGAGCTTTGCATTCATATATTCGGGACCGAGTATTGCAGGAGGCGGTTCCTTTATGA
- a CDS encoding HepT-like ribonuclease domain-containing protein produces the protein MKDDRLYLVHILDCIDRILHFTIDGKNAFLADRKTQDAVLRNLHTLSESIRRISTDTKLKYPEVPWREISAFRNVVVHDYLGIELERIWDIVERDLPSLKMQIKSILDESEGP, from the coding sequence ATGAAAGACGATCGGCTCTATCTCGTACATATCCTGGATTGCATCGATCGCATCCTGCATTTCACGATTGACGGTAAGAACGCGTTCTTGGCTGATCGCAAAACGCAGGATGCTGTTTTGCGGAATCTTCATACTCTTTCCGAATCAATTCGGAGAATCTCAACCGATACGAAGCTCAAGTATCCTGAAGTACCGTGGCGAGAAATCAGCGCCTTCCGCAATGTTGTTGTACATGATTATCTGGGAATAGAGTTGGAACGAATTTGGGATATCGTTGAACGAGACCTCCCGTCTCTGAAGATGCAGATCAAAAGCATTCTTGACGAGTCGGAGGGACCGTGA
- the rtcA gene encoding RNA 3'-terminal phosphate cyclase, with protein MIHIDGSMYSGSGTILRYAVALATLKREPLSIVQIRKKRDKPGLRKQHLEAIRASCIISGGTVEGAEVGSTEILYRPGPVISGGNYHFDIGSAGSTTMAAFSLIPQLLFAEGPSTVKIIGGLFQDFAPPFFHMEHVLIPLLRRMGAHVELRMNRPGYVPQGQGELLLTVKPSRKPLLPLVLKDRGTIATVQGIALASHLEEQMVAERMAQRTLENLQRSKIRAEIKKLHDSSAAQRGAALVVWAETSTGAILGADRAGKQGRSSESIADFVTRSFLEDLKSGAVTDRHLADQLILFAALAEGTSEYTIPFFTDHVESNLWLVRLLLGAHTEQQGNLLRIQGIGFVR; from the coding sequence ATGATACACATTGACGGATCGATGTATTCAGGAAGCGGAACAATTCTCAGGTATGCAGTAGCACTTGCGACTCTGAAACGCGAGCCTCTCAGCATTGTACAGATCAGGAAGAAGCGGGATAAACCGGGACTCAGAAAACAGCACTTGGAAGCCATACGAGCGAGCTGCATCATTTCCGGCGGAACTGTTGAAGGTGCTGAAGTGGGATCCACGGAGATTCTCTACAGACCGGGACCGGTGATTTCAGGAGGAAATTACCATTTTGACATCGGTTCTGCCGGATCGACCACTATGGCTGCATTCAGCCTTATCCCTCAGCTTCTGTTTGCTGAAGGCCCGTCCACGGTCAAAATCATCGGCGGACTGTTTCAAGATTTCGCTCCGCCATTCTTCCACATGGAACACGTGCTCATACCGCTTTTGCGGCGCATGGGAGCGCACGTGGAACTCCGCATGAACAGACCCGGATATGTTCCCCAGGGACAAGGCGAGCTGCTACTGACCGTCAAGCCGTCGCGTAAACCACTTCTTCCCTTGGTGCTGAAAGACAGAGGCACAATAGCTACAGTTCAAGGAATAGCACTCGCTTCTCACCTGGAAGAGCAGATGGTTGCAGAGCGTATGGCACAGAGAACGCTTGAAAATCTCCAGCGCTCGAAAATCCGGGCAGAAATCAAAAAGCTGCATGATAGCTCGGCGGCTCAGAGGGGAGCAGCACTGGTGGTATGGGCTGAAACTTCGACAGGAGCTATTCTCGGCGCGGATCGTGCGGGAAAGCAGGGCCGGAGTTCCGAATCCATTGCTGATTTTGTCACGAGGTCTTTCCTTGAAGACCTGAAATCCGGAGCGGTAACGGACCGGCATCTTGCGGATCAGCTCATATTGTTTGCCGCCCTGGCTGAAGGAACTTCGGAATACACCATTCCTTTCTTCACAGACCATGTGGAATCGAATCTCTGGCTCGTTCGATTGCTGCTCGGCGCCCACACGGAACAGCAGGGAAATCTTCTGCGCATACAGGGAATTGGATTTGTCCGCTAG
- a CDS encoding SOS response-associated peptidase, translating to MCGRFVLMTPTASLSEKFEVEFYEEAPRYNIAPTQDISIIRLNPATRGRECVRVRWGLIPSWAKDASIGSRLLNARCETLHEKPAFKTSLEFRRCLVPSDGFYEWKREGKLRQPFLLKMADSSPFVFAGLWDRWTSQEGESIQSCTIITTPANELIAPIHDRMPAILPPKLYDAWLDPKTKNCEPLLKLLLPFPGSLMAAVPVGDRVNRATYEGPDCIEPITLE from the coding sequence ATGTGCGGTCGATTCGTCCTGATGACTCCCACAGCAAGTCTGTCCGAGAAATTTGAGGTGGAATTCTACGAAGAAGCTCCGCGATACAATATCGCTCCTACGCAGGACATATCCATAATTCGGCTGAATCCGGCAACACGAGGCCGTGAATGTGTTCGGGTGAGGTGGGGATTAATTCCTTCCTGGGCAAAGGATGCATCCATTGGATCTCGCTTGCTCAACGCTCGTTGCGAGACGCTGCATGAAAAACCGGCGTTCAAAACATCTCTAGAATTCAGACGCTGTCTCGTTCCTTCGGACGGTTTTTACGAATGGAAAAGAGAGGGAAAACTGCGACAGCCTTTTCTGCTCAAGATGGCGGATTCAAGTCCTTTCGTGTTCGCGGGTCTCTGGGATCGATGGACAAGTCAGGAAGGAGAATCCATACAGTCCTGCACGATCATAACAACGCCGGCCAATGAGTTGATTGCTCCCATTCACGACCGAATGCCTGCAATTCTCCCACCGAAATTGTACGATGCATGGCTCGACCCGAAGACAAAGAATTGCGAACCGCTTCTTAAGCTACTGCTCCCGTTTCCTGGAAGTCTCATGGCCGCTGTTCCCGTAGGCGATCGAGTAAACAGGGCAACGTACGAGGGTCCGGACTGCATAGAACCGATTACTCTGGAGTAG
- a CDS encoding GNAT family N-acetyltransferase has product MFTEVIPKCSYSELRLPNNESYIPVAQSYVSQVARAMGFDEQNVHEIETAVYEAACNVIEHAFRADERAEFTISCERVPTGIGIVVKDRGTPWDAERIINRTSGSSAETGFQKMRRMMDEVRILGLGDGKEVHLTKHLTTKTVEDYLDACDVKVFDAPPKVRPSSLEKGGFHVRLMRPEEAVQVAKAVYKAYRYTYAYDHIYYPDRMAHLNEAGSIISAVAFSESGVFAGHCSIFNIDEHARVAEIGQAVVQPEFRGMGCLVDLTQFLIKEGRTRGLVGLYVRAVTNHTFSQSVSERLGFRSCGMILAYAPENVTFRGITEHLKQRETFTMEFQYLIKQHSQTLYVPEHHRGMVKRLYASMGVDVVFQIPDAHDLRYESEPHIRVEAAGSMPPGFAKIEVREYGSNVVQHVAARLRELRFSQYDVIALEISMMAPETHVMIKEFEKLGFFFSGIVPGKNTLMLQYFNNIELDYSLIKVHSEMGKEILSYVEAHDPNRREV; this is encoded by the coding sequence ATGTTTACCGAAGTAATACCGAAATGCTCATATTCGGAACTGAGGCTTCCGAACAATGAATCATACATACCGGTGGCACAGAGCTATGTCAGCCAGGTTGCCAGGGCAATGGGATTTGACGAGCAGAATGTGCATGAGATCGAAACAGCAGTGTACGAGGCAGCGTGCAATGTAATCGAGCACGCTTTCCGAGCGGATGAACGTGCGGAATTCACCATTTCCTGCGAACGAGTTCCGACAGGAATCGGCATAGTCGTCAAGGACCGGGGCACCCCCTGGGACGCTGAGCGTATAATCAACCGCACATCCGGCAGCTCGGCGGAAACCGGTTTTCAAAAGATGCGCAGGATGATGGATGAAGTCAGGATTCTCGGGCTTGGAGACGGCAAAGAAGTTCACCTCACGAAACATCTCACAACCAAAACGGTGGAAGATTATCTGGATGCATGTGATGTGAAAGTATTCGATGCACCACCAAAAGTGCGTCCTTCATCATTGGAAAAAGGCGGATTTCACGTACGATTGATGCGCCCGGAAGAAGCGGTGCAAGTTGCAAAAGCAGTGTACAAAGCATATCGATACACCTACGCATACGACCATATCTACTATCCGGACCGCATGGCGCACCTGAACGAAGCAGGCAGCATTATCTCTGCAGTAGCATTTTCCGAATCCGGTGTATTCGCCGGACACTGCTCTATCTTTAATATAGACGAGCACGCCCGAGTCGCGGAAATAGGACAGGCGGTGGTGCAGCCCGAGTTCCGGGGGATGGGGTGCCTTGTTGACCTGACCCAATTTCTCATTAAAGAAGGTCGGACTCGAGGGCTCGTCGGCCTGTACGTGCGTGCAGTCACGAACCATACATTTTCCCAGAGCGTCTCGGAAAGACTCGGATTCAGGTCCTGCGGTATGATCCTGGCGTACGCGCCGGAAAACGTGACTTTTCGCGGTATAACCGAACACCTCAAACAGCGGGAAACGTTCACCATGGAATTCCAATATCTGATCAAACAGCATTCACAAACACTTTACGTGCCCGAGCACCATAGAGGAATGGTAAAGAGACTGTACGCGTCCATGGGGGTGGATGTTGTTTTTCAGATCCCCGATGCTCACGATCTCAGATACGAGTCGGAACCTCACATTAGAGTTGAAGCAGCGGGTTCGATGCCTCCAGGCTTCGCGAAAATAGAAGTGCGAGAATACGGTTCAAATGTTGTGCAGCATGTGGCGGCGCGGCTTCGAGAATTGCGCTTTTCTCAGTACGATGTCATAGCACTGGAAATTAGCATGATGGCGCCTGAAACTCATGTCATGATTAAGGAATTCGAGAAGCTCGGGTTCTTCTTCTCGGGAATTGTACCCGGAAAAAACACACTCATGCTTCAGTACTTCAACAATATCGAGCTGGATTATTCGTTGATCAAAGTGCATTCTGAAATGGGAAAAGAGATTCTCTCCTATGTGGAAGCTCACGATCCCAACAGACGGGAAGTTTGA
- a CDS encoding glycosyltransferase family 2 protein, which translates to MKFSVVIPCYNEVNTISEIVTAVRNSPLESVEIVLVDDGSTDGTRELIQTVIASRVDRVVLHETNQGKGAALRSGFSAATGDVVIVQDADLEYDPQDYPKLIAPFLSGKADVVYGSRFITGDPRRVLYFRHYLGNQFLTFLSNVFTDINLTDMETGYKVFRREILAKITIEENRFGFEPEITAKLAKLRPRIYEVGISYTGRTYEEGKKITWRDGFRAIYCIIKYWLK; encoded by the coding sequence ATGAAATTTTCCGTTGTAATCCCGTGTTATAATGAAGTGAACACTATCTCCGAAATTGTGACCGCCGTGCGGAACAGCCCTCTGGAGTCAGTGGAAATAGTCCTGGTTGATGACGGGTCCACAGACGGCACCAGAGAGCTAATTCAGACCGTGATCGCCTCGCGGGTGGATCGGGTCGTTCTTCACGAAACAAACCAGGGAAAGGGCGCAGCCCTGAGATCAGGGTTTTCTGCGGCCACCGGAGACGTTGTGATCGTCCAGGATGCAGATCTGGAATACGATCCCCAGGACTATCCAAAACTTATAGCTCCGTTTCTTTCAGGGAAAGCCGACGTGGTGTATGGATCGCGGTTTATCACCGGAGATCCGCGGCGGGTTCTGTATTTCCGTCATTATCTCGGGAATCAATTTTTGACGTTTTTATCCAATGTCTTTACGGACATCAATCTTACGGACATGGAAACGGGATACAAAGTATTCCGCCGTGAAATATTGGCCAAGATTACCATCGAAGAAAACCGTTTTGGATTCGAGCCTGAAATTACTGCCAAATTAGCCAAACTCAGACCCAGAATATATGAAGTGGGCATATCCTATACCGGGCGCACGTACGAGGAAGGCAAGAAAATCACGTGGAGAGATGGTTTCCGGGCCATTTATTGCATCATTAAATACTGGCTCAAATAG
- a CDS encoding P1 family peptidase encodes MTKTNSGIRDDITDVSAVRVGTAEDFDAKTGVTVILPPSEGATAGCHVGGSAPSTRQTDSLSTAHSVDRIHGICLCGGSAFGLDAVGGVLSQLEALQVGFPVVGHTVPIVPSAAIFDLNVGDGSVRPDREMGMHACSNVSDDPVRQGSFGAGTGASIGKLFGIGHAMRGGQGSASCVSDDLVVGALVIVNAYGDILGEDGKILAGARISPDSHEFADAGALLLQGKAESRRISVDNTTLAVVAVNASLNKIAASRIAVQATLGLSRVISPFHTQVDGDLTIVLGVGKDYADPNRIALMAQEALQRAVIKAVKHADGFGVLPAWKDVKRSDGGK; translated from the coding sequence ATGACTAAGACTAATTCAGGCATACGCGACGATATAACGGATGTCTCTGCTGTACGCGTGGGCACAGCGGAAGATTTTGACGCGAAAACGGGAGTCACGGTAATCCTGCCGCCTTCCGAAGGCGCGACCGCGGGGTGTCATGTAGGCGGGAGTGCTCCGTCCACCAGGCAGACTGATTCATTGAGTACTGCTCACAGCGTAGATCGTATTCACGGTATTTGTCTTTGCGGTGGAAGCGCATTCGGACTCGATGCAGTCGGTGGAGTCCTTTCGCAACTGGAAGCTCTCCAGGTAGGCTTTCCTGTGGTGGGTCACACTGTCCCGATAGTCCCTTCTGCTGCCATATTCGATTTAAATGTGGGAGATGGCTCGGTTCGTCCGGATCGGGAAATGGGCATGCACGCATGTTCAAATGTTTCGGACGATCCGGTAAGGCAGGGAAGCTTCGGAGCAGGAACCGGGGCAAGTATCGGGAAACTGTTCGGGATCGGACACGCGATGAGAGGAGGCCAGGGTTCAGCTTCCTGTGTTTCCGACGATCTCGTGGTGGGGGCGCTCGTTATTGTGAATGCGTACGGCGACATTTTGGGTGAAGATGGAAAAATCCTTGCCGGTGCTCGGATTTCTCCTGATTCTCACGAATTTGCGGATGCAGGCGCTCTTCTTCTCCAGGGAAAAGCGGAATCCAGGAGAATCTCAGTGGACAATACCACCCTCGCCGTGGTGGCGGTCAACGCGAGCTTAAACAAAATCGCTGCATCGAGAATCGCGGTTCAGGCCACGCTAGGTCTGAGTCGCGTAATAAGCCCGTTTCACACGCAGGTGGACGGCGACCTCACAATTGTCCTGGGCGTCGGAAAAGACTACGCAGACCCCAACAGAATAGCGCTTATGGCTCAAGAGGCCCTGCAGCGAGCAGTAATAAAAGCGGTCAAACACGCGGATGGCTTTGGAGTGTTGCCTGCATGGAAAGATGTGAAACGCAGCGATGGAGGCAAGTGA
- the tdh gene encoding L-threonine 3-dehydrogenase: protein MQALVKVRPEPGIWLKEVPVPEIGANDVLIRVHKTSICGTDIHIFNWDKWARKTIPIPMQIGHEFVGTVEDFGSNVHDFKRGDLVSGEGHVVCGHCRNCMAGRRHLCPHTSGVGVNRPGAFAEYIAIPQTNVWYCDPSIPKDVLACFDPLGNATHTALSFDVLGEDVLITGAGPIGCMAAAIVKHAGARYVVVTDVNPYRLELARKLGATMTLDVRNERISKAQEKLGMKEGFDVGLEMSGNPWALEEMLSNMCHGGKVALLGIMPSGTPIDWNLVVFNGLTMKGIYGREMYETWYKMTAMIQTGLDISPVITHRFDYTDYEEAFEIMRSGQSGKIILNWSD from the coding sequence ATGCAAGCACTGGTCAAAGTCCGGCCTGAACCCGGCATATGGCTGAAGGAAGTTCCCGTTCCCGAGATCGGGGCGAATGATGTTCTCATTCGTGTGCACAAGACTTCAATCTGTGGAACTGACATACACATTTTCAACTGGGACAAATGGGCCCGAAAAACCATACCCATTCCCATGCAAATCGGTCACGAGTTCGTGGGAACCGTGGAGGATTTCGGGTCAAACGTTCACGATTTTAAGCGGGGAGATCTCGTATCTGGTGAAGGACATGTTGTCTGCGGTCATTGTCGTAATTGCATGGCCGGCAGGAGACATTTGTGTCCGCATACCTCGGGAGTAGGGGTGAACAGGCCCGGAGCATTTGCGGAGTACATCGCTATCCCGCAAACCAATGTCTGGTACTGCGATCCCAGTATTCCCAAAGATGTTCTTGCGTGCTTCGATCCATTGGGCAACGCGACTCATACTGCGCTTTCGTTCGATGTTCTGGGAGAAGATGTGCTCATTACCGGTGCAGGTCCCATCGGGTGCATGGCAGCAGCAATCGTCAAACACGCGGGAGCACGGTACGTAGTGGTCACTGATGTCAACCCGTACCGACTTGAGCTTGCACGGAAATTGGGTGCGACCATGACCTTGGATGTCAGGAACGAGAGAATCAGTAAGGCTCAGGAAAAACTCGGCATGAAAGAAGGATTCGATGTTGGTCTGGAAATGTCGGGCAATCCCTGGGCGTTGGAAGAAATGCTATCCAACATGTGTCATGGAGGCAAGGTCGCCCTCCTCGGGATCATGCCTTCCGGAACGCCGATAGATTGGAATCTCGTGGTCTTTAACGGTTTGACCATGAAAGGCATTTACGGTCGAGAAATGTACGAGACCTGGTACAAAATGACTGCAATGATCCAGACCGGTTTGGATATCAGCCCTGTCATCACGCATCGTTTCGACTACACGGATTACGAAGAAGCATTCGAGATAATGCGTTCCGGACAATCAGGAAAGATAATCTTGAACTGGTCGGACTGA
- a CDS encoding sugar phosphate isomerase/epimerase family protein: MQYGAMNFPVRPVLEELEQIASLGFDYLELSMDPPQAHHSTILQQKSILLERLHDFGMQIVCHMPTFLCLADLTESIRIASIQETLASLDVAAELEPLKVVLHPGYVTGLGIFVFDKAKEYATESLTDILEHAEKLGLTVCLENMFPRANSLTEPNDFAPVFERFPGLKLTLDTGHANIGTTGGKRIREFLSRFPDRIEHIHASDNFGKEDNHLPIGTGTIDFSRFTRTIKEMGYDKTVTFEVFSRDKDYLKASREKFKTMLAQSVDTNV; encoded by the coding sequence ATGCAATACGGTGCAATGAATTTTCCGGTCAGGCCGGTGCTGGAGGAGCTTGAACAAATCGCGTCGCTTGGATTCGATTACCTTGAACTGAGTATGGACCCGCCTCAGGCTCATCACTCCACGATCCTGCAGCAGAAGTCGATACTATTAGAACGTCTTCATGATTTCGGGATGCAAATCGTGTGTCATATGCCAACTTTTCTCTGTCTCGCGGATCTTACGGAAAGTATCAGAATTGCATCCATCCAAGAAACCCTGGCTTCTCTTGACGTTGCGGCTGAATTGGAACCTCTGAAAGTTGTGCTGCACCCGGGTTATGTGACCGGGCTCGGCATTTTTGTGTTCGACAAGGCAAAAGAATATGCCACGGAAAGTCTCACCGACATCCTGGAACATGCAGAAAAGCTCGGCTTGACCGTTTGCCTGGAAAATATGTTTCCCAGGGCCAATTCTTTGACCGAACCGAACGACTTTGCCCCTGTATTCGAGCGTTTTCCCGGATTGAAGCTTACTCTGGATACCGGACATGCGAATATCGGGACCACAGGGGGAAAGCGAATAAGAGAATTCCTCAGCAGATTTCCTGACAGAATCGAACATATCCACGCGAGCGATAATTTTGGCAAAGAAGACAATCACCTACCCATTGGTACAGGAACAATAGATTTTTCCCGTTTCACCAGGACCATCAAAGAGATGGGGTACGACAAAACCGTTACTTTTGAAGTGTTTTCACGTGACAAAGATTACCTGAAGGCCAGCCGGGAAAAGTTTAAGACCATGCTGGCACAATCTGTCGATACGAACGTCTGA